One genomic segment of Actinoplanes ianthinogenes includes these proteins:
- a CDS encoding TIM-barrel domain-containing protein, with product MSTRSFVSRTAAWLAFLLLLVVTPGAALAAPRAPQTHGQTVRAGHLRVQVLSATLLRLEYAADDAFEDRPTFTAVDRDPPKTWFTASTRGGELRVTTSAVTLRYRLDSGPVTPANTSLDLRVGGRSVTVHPAFGDPSRTDALGGWYRGLDYYAGQAGPVEDLKLHPGMLHRDGWYLLDDTATALRNGDWVAARPARTGAYQDGYLFGYGHDYARGLADLRALTGPSVLPPKWAFGTWFSKYQAYSAEDYRTRLLPAFAEHKVPLDSLVIDTDWKAPNQWAGWNWNTTLFPKPDEFLGDLTKLGVNATLNVHAAISGDDPRFADAQALAKGKLTPATSSFAPNPYRFDWSDPDQAAAYASLHKTFEDQGVRQWWLDYCCDDSRVTVPGLTADSWVNELYRRDGDARDRRGFSLSRIGASFPDYTTPGPSGPWAEHRSTVHFTGDTRPDWATLAFAAAMTPAEASIGMSYVSHDIGSFAGKHLPDDLYLRWVQLGAFQPILRLHSDHGDRLPWEYSDTVGKPAADFLRLRESLVPYLYTAARQNYDTGMPMARALYLQWPELDEAYRHDTQYLLGDSLLVAPVTAAGLSTTAPVWFPPGTWTDFFTGETFRGPATRTVAATPDHMPVYVRAGGILLTAPPAANVAAQPADRLILTAYPHASGSTLVYDDAGDGLGYQAGEYTRTPVRYDENKRGAELTVGPAAGTRHYTVQFAGVSRPHVVTAAGRRVPFTYDAAKHLLSVEVTGAKAITVRHDGTPLTVAQQPAVDLTLTAPDGLQSGATSRLVLAAHNAGPGTITALSGSVTAPDGWVITPRTPATSLAPGADFTVTYDVTPTGPSPRTAPVTGHLAYRNPDGSAVTLPAALTVPVRPVAVTFRVLAPPGTPPDATLYVPGNITELGPWDPGKVPMTNRGNGIHEATVTVLDGTDVQYKYTRGRWETVEDWGSITGTNNRSVTVDGGITQTMLVDDTSTQWGVPGVPDTHLAIQYWRDPVVVNTAATASAVTVTFQRDIQPTGSDYSASITVAGPAGPVSGVTTEPTPGALVWTPATPLAAGGYTLTVDQVSSTGPGGVPIRKPYTSTFTIP from the coding sequence GTGTCGACCCGAAGCTTCGTCTCCCGGACGGCGGCCTGGCTCGCCTTCCTACTGCTTCTGGTGGTGACCCCGGGCGCGGCGCTCGCCGCGCCCCGGGCGCCGCAGACCCACGGTCAGACCGTGCGGGCCGGTCACCTGCGGGTCCAGGTGCTCAGTGCCACGCTGCTGCGGCTGGAATACGCCGCCGACGACGCGTTCGAGGACCGGCCCACCTTCACCGCGGTCGACCGGGACCCGCCGAAGACCTGGTTCACCGCCTCCACCCGCGGCGGCGAGCTGCGGGTCACCACCAGCGCCGTGACTTTGCGCTACCGGCTGGACAGCGGCCCGGTCACGCCCGCGAACACCAGCCTGGACCTGCGCGTCGGCGGCCGGTCGGTCACCGTGCACCCGGCGTTCGGCGATCCGTCCCGGACCGACGCGCTCGGCGGCTGGTACCGCGGCCTCGACTACTACGCCGGCCAGGCCGGCCCGGTCGAGGATCTGAAACTGCACCCCGGGATGCTGCACCGGGACGGCTGGTACCTGCTCGACGACACCGCAACGGCCCTGCGTAACGGCGACTGGGTCGCCGCCCGTCCCGCCCGGACCGGCGCCTACCAGGACGGATACCTCTTCGGGTACGGCCACGACTACGCACGCGGCCTGGCCGACCTGCGCGCGCTCACCGGCCCGTCGGTGCTGCCGCCGAAGTGGGCGTTCGGCACCTGGTTCTCGAAATATCAGGCGTACAGCGCCGAGGACTACCGCACCCGGTTGCTCCCGGCGTTCGCCGAGCACAAGGTGCCGCTCGACTCGCTGGTGATCGACACCGACTGGAAGGCCCCGAACCAGTGGGCCGGCTGGAACTGGAACACCACCCTGTTCCCCAAGCCGGACGAGTTCCTCGGCGACCTGACGAAGCTCGGCGTCAACGCCACCCTCAACGTGCACGCCGCGATCTCCGGCGACGACCCCCGGTTCGCCGACGCGCAGGCGCTCGCGAAAGGCAAACTGACGCCCGCCACCAGCAGTTTCGCGCCGAACCCGTACCGCTTCGACTGGAGCGACCCGGACCAGGCCGCGGCTTACGCATCGCTGCACAAGACGTTCGAAGACCAGGGCGTACGCCAATGGTGGTTGGATTATTGCTGCGACGACAGCCGCGTCACGGTGCCCGGCCTGACCGCCGACAGCTGGGTCAACGAGCTGTACCGCCGCGACGGCGACGCCCGTGACCGGCGCGGTTTCTCGCTCTCCCGGATCGGGGCGTCGTTCCCCGACTACACCACGCCCGGCCCGTCCGGCCCGTGGGCCGAGCACCGCAGCACCGTCCACTTCACCGGGGACACCCGCCCGGACTGGGCCACCCTCGCCTTCGCCGCCGCGATGACGCCGGCCGAGGCGAGCATCGGGATGTCGTACGTCAGCCACGACATCGGCAGCTTCGCCGGCAAGCACCTGCCCGACGACCTGTACCTGCGCTGGGTGCAGCTCGGCGCGTTCCAGCCGATCCTGCGCCTGCACTCCGACCACGGCGACCGGCTGCCCTGGGAGTACTCCGACACGGTCGGCAAGCCGGCCGCGGACTTCCTCCGGCTGCGCGAGTCCCTGGTGCCGTACCTCTACACGGCCGCCCGGCAGAACTACGACACCGGCATGCCGATGGCCCGGGCGCTGTACCTCCAGTGGCCCGAGCTGGACGAGGCGTACCGGCACGACACCCAGTACCTGCTGGGCGACTCGCTGCTGGTCGCCCCGGTGACCGCGGCCGGCCTGAGCACCACCGCCCCGGTCTGGTTCCCGCCCGGCACCTGGACCGACTTCTTCACCGGCGAGACCTTCCGCGGCCCGGCCACCAGGACCGTCGCCGCGACCCCGGATCACATGCCGGTCTACGTCCGCGCCGGCGGCATCCTGCTCACCGCCCCGCCGGCCGCGAACGTCGCCGCCCAGCCCGCCGACCGGCTGATCCTGACCGCCTACCCGCACGCGTCCGGCAGCACGCTGGTCTACGACGACGCGGGCGACGGCCTCGGCTACCAGGCCGGCGAGTACACCCGCACGCCGGTCCGCTACGACGAGAACAAGCGCGGTGCCGAGCTCACCGTCGGCCCCGCCGCCGGCACCCGCCACTACACGGTCCAGTTCGCCGGCGTCTCCCGCCCGCACGTCGTCACGGCCGCCGGTCGTCGCGTGCCGTTCACCTACGACGCGGCGAAACACCTGCTCAGCGTCGAGGTGACCGGCGCCAAGGCGATCACCGTGCGGCACGACGGGACCCCGCTCACCGTGGCGCAGCAGCCAGCCGTCGACCTGACCCTGACCGCCCCCGACGGCCTCCAGTCCGGCGCCACCAGCCGCCTGGTCCTGGCCGCCCACAACGCCGGCCCGGGGACCATCACCGCCCTGTCCGGCTCGGTGACGGCCCCGGACGGCTGGGTGATCACCCCGCGCACCCCGGCCACCTCGCTGGCCCCCGGCGCCGACTTCACCGTCACCTACGACGTCACCCCGACCGGCCCGTCCCCGCGCACCGCCCCGGTGACCGGCCACCTCGCGTACCGGAACCCGGACGGCAGCGCCGTGACCCTGCCCGCCGCCCTGACCGTCCCGGTCCGCCCGGTAGCCGTCACGTTCCGAGTCCTGGCCCCGCCCGGCACCCCACCGGACGCCACCCTGTACGTCCCCGGCAACATCACCGAACTCGGCCCGTGGGACCCCGGCAAGGTACCGATGACCAACCGTGGCAACGGCATCCACGAAGCCACCGTCACCGTCCTCGACGGCACCGATGTCCAGTACAAATACACCCGGGGCAGGTGGGAGACGGTGGAGGACTGGGGCTCGATAACCGGCACCAACAACCGCAGCGTCACCGTCGACGGCGGCATCACGCAAACCATGCTGGTCGACGACACCTCCACCCAGTGGGGCGTCCCCGGGGTCCCCGACACCCACCTGGCCATCCAGTACTGGCGAGACCCCGTCGTGGTGAACACCGCCGCCACCGCTTCCGCGGTCACCGTCACCTTCCAGCGCGACATCCAGCCCACCGGCAGCGACTACAGCGCGTCGATAACGGTCGCCGGCCCGGCCGGGCCGGTCTCCGGGGTCACCACCGAGCCCACTCCCGGCGCGCTGGTCTGGACGCCGGCCACTCCGCTCGCGGCCGGTGGTTACACGCTCACGGTCGACCAGGTCAGCAGCACCGGCCCCGGCGGCGTCCCCATCCGCAAGCCCTACACCAGCACCTTCACCATCCCATAA
- a CDS encoding serine hydrolase domain-containing protein, which produces MRRCRTRHWPGERWQYQIASDLAGVLVARVTGRPFEEFLRERIFEPLGMRDTGFHVPAADLHRLPPLYAPDPQTGEFHVWDPADGGRHSAPPAFAGGGGGLNSTADDYLAYFRMLLDGGLHRGERILSRPAVELMTTNRLTPAQEAARTAMARDNVHISFGQGQHGGWGFGMAVRTYRGDYAPVGQFGWDGGSGTSTYADPENRLVGILLTQVGASTPDSTRAFHDFWTTLYQAI; this is translated from the coding sequence ATCCGTCGTTGCCGCACTCGTCATTGGCCCGGCGAGCGCTGGCAGTACCAGATCGCCAGCGATCTGGCCGGCGTGCTCGTCGCGCGGGTCACCGGCCGGCCGTTCGAGGAGTTCCTGCGCGAGCGGATCTTCGAGCCGCTCGGCATGAGGGACACCGGTTTCCACGTACCGGCCGCCGACCTCCACCGGCTGCCGCCGCTGTACGCCCCGGATCCGCAGACCGGCGAGTTCCACGTCTGGGACCCGGCCGACGGCGGGCGGCACAGCGCGCCGCCGGCGTTCGCGGGCGGTGGCGGCGGGCTCAACTCCACCGCCGACGACTACCTCGCCTATTTCCGGATGCTGCTCGACGGCGGACTGCACCGCGGCGAGCGGATCCTGTCCCGGCCCGCCGTCGAGCTGATGACCACCAACCGGCTCACCCCCGCGCAGGAGGCCGCCCGGACCGCGATGGCGCGGGACAACGTGCACATCTCGTTCGGCCAGGGTCAGCACGGCGGCTGGGGCTTCGGGATGGCGGTGCGCACCTACCGCGGCGACTACGCGCCGGTCGGCCAGTTCGGCTGGGACGGCGGCAGCGGCACCTCCACCTACGCCGACCCGGAGAATCGTCTGGTCGGGATCCTGCTCACCCAGGTCGGCGCGTCCACGCCGGACTCGACCCGCGCTTTCCACGACTTCTGGACCACCCTTTACCAGGCCATTTAA